The genomic DNA CCGTGGGTGCGGCCCTCTTCAAAAAGGTCAACCGACGTCCCGGCGTGGTGGTGTGTAACATCGGCGACGCCTCCGCGGCCTGCGGCCCGGTCTGGGAAGGGCTTTGCTTCGCCACGATGGATCAATTCAAAGAACTGTGGGACGGCGCGCACCGGGGCGGCCTGCCCCTGATCATGAACTTCTTCAACAACTTCTACGGCATGGGGGGCCAGCCCGTTGGCGAAACGATGGGCTTCAAGATTCTCGCCCGCCTCGGCGCCGGTATCCGTCCGGATCAACTCCACGCTGAACGCGTTGACGGCTTCAATCCGTTGGCCGTGATTGACGCCATCCGGCGCAAGAAGGAAATCCTGGCCCGCGGTGACGGCCCCGTCCTTCTCGATACCATCACTTACCGTTACAGCGGCCATTCGCCCTCCGATGCCAGCTCGTATCGCGAGAAGTCGGAAATCGAAGCGTGGCAGCAGGTTGATCCGCTGGTCACCTTTGCCGACCAACTCGTAAAGGCTAAAGTGGCCACCGATGGCGATATGAAGACGATGCAGGAGCAGGTGGATAGCCTGATCTTCAGGGCCTACCAGAAGGCGGTCGATCTGACGATCTCACCCCGGGCAGACCTGAAGAAAAAGGGCAGCCTGCTGGAACAGACCATGTTCTCCAATCAGCGCGTTGAGAAAATGTCGGATGAAAAACCCGACACCCTCATGGCGCTTGCGGACAATCCCCGCGTCAAGCAGCTGGCCGGTCGCAGCCGATCAGCCTTTGACGAAGCCGGAAACAAGTTGTCTAAAAGTCGCTGTGTGGTCTTCCGCGACGCCCTGTTTGAAGCCATCATCCATCGCTTTTATACCGACCCGACCCTGGTGGCCTATGGTGAAGAAAACCGTGACTGGGGTGGCGCGTTCGCCGTATATCGCGGCTTGACCGAAGCGCTTCCGTACCACCGGCTGTTCAACTCGCCCATCGCGGAAGCCGCGATTGTTGGAACCGCCGTCGGCTACGCCCTGGAAGGTGGCCGCGCCCTGGTGGAACTGATGTATTGCGACTTCATGGGCCGCGCAGGGGACGAGCTGTTCAACCAGCTTTCCAAGTGGCAGTCCATGTCCGGCGGCGTGCTCAAAATGCCGGTCACTGTCCGCGTGTCGGTAGGCTCCAAATACGGTGCACAACACAGTCAAGACTGGGTGGCATTAGTGGCACACATCCCCGGTTTGAAGATTGCCTTCCCGGCGACGCCCTATGACGCCAAGGGACTGATGAACTCAGCTCTGGTGGGCACGGACCCGGTGATCTTCTTCGAGAGTCAGCGCATCTATGACATCCCTGAAGAGTTCCACAAGGGCGGTGTGCCGGCGGATTACTACGAGATTCCGTTTGGGGAACCGGATGTCAAGAAGGCCGGGAAAGACCTGACCATTCTGACTATCGGCGCCACCCTCTACCGGGCTCTGGAAGCCGCCAAAACGTTGGAGGCGAAGTACGGGATATCCTGCGAGGTCATTGACGCCCGCTCAGTGGTTCCGTTCAATTACGAGAAGGTGATCGAATCGGTGAAGAAGACACGCCGCATCTTGCTGGCGAGCGACG from bacterium includes the following:
- a CDS encoding thiamine pyrophosphate-dependent enzyme translates to MPKHQMIMPDDVRKAGFVEFQPIPVNQYNKTVKDELKQFGKDELKRIQRDMVIIRGFETMLNEVKLQGAYKGIAYNHRGPAHLSIGQESAAVGQAYLLGVDDHIYGSHRSHGEILAKSLSAIQKLDDDSLLKIMKTFFDGACLRVVEKGFNGSVKELAMDFLIYGALAEIFGRDVGFNKGMGGSMHAFFTPFGVYPNNAIVGGSGDISVGAALFKKVNRRPGVVVCNIGDASAACGPVWEGLCFATMDQFKELWDGAHRGGLPLIMNFFNNFYGMGGQPVGETMGFKILARLGAGIRPDQLHAERVDGFNPLAVIDAIRRKKEILARGDGPVLLDTITYRYSGHSPSDASSYREKSEIEAWQQVDPLVTFADQLVKAKVATDGDMKTMQEQVDSLIFRAYQKAVDLTISPRADLKKKGSLLEQTMFSNQRVEKMSDEKPDTLMALADNPRVKQLAGRSRSAFDEAGNKLSKSRCVVFRDALFEAIIHRFYTDPTLVAYGEENRDWGGAFAVYRGLTEALPYHRLFNSPIAEAAIVGTAVGYALEGGRALVELMYCDFMGRAGDELFNQLSKWQSMSGGVLKMPVTVRVSVGSKYGAQHSQDWVALVAHIPGLKIAFPATPYDAKGLMNSALVGTDPVIFFESQRIYDIPEEFHKGGVPADYYEIPFGEPDVKKAGKDLTILTIGATLYRALEAAKTLEAKYGISCEVIDARSVVPFNYEKVIESVKKTRRILLASDACERGSFLHTMANKISQFAFDELDAPPVVVGARNWITPQDEVEDAFFPFECDIIDAVHEHIQPLKDYTVTRDCSNQDHIRRSQAGV